The following coding sequences are from one Cervus canadensis isolate Bull #8, Minnesota chromosome 4, ASM1932006v1, whole genome shotgun sequence window:
- the LMAN2 gene encoding vesicular integral-membrane protein VIP36, with protein sequence MAAAAAAGWIWLWGWGRRCPGRSGLRGPGPGPTILLLFLLLLGPVAADITDGNSEHLKREHSLIKPYHGIGSSSTLLWDFQGSTMLTSQYVRLTPDERSKEGSIWNHLPCFLKDWEMHVHFKVHGAGKKNLHGDGIALWYTRDRLVPGPVFGSKDNFHGLAIFLDTYPNDETTERVFPYISVMVNNGSLSYDHSKDGRWTELAGCTADFRNRDHDTFLAVRYSRGRLTVMTDLEDKNEWKNCIDITGVRLPTGYYFGASAGTGDLSDNHDIISMKLFQLMVEHTPDEESIDWTKIEPSVNFLKSPKDNVDDPTGNFRSGPLTGWRVFLLLLCALLGIIVCAVVGAVVFQKRQERNKRFY encoded by the exons atggcggcggcggcggcagcaggcTGGATTTGGCTCTGGGGCTGGGGCCGGCGGTGCCCAGGGAGGTCTGGGCTTCGCGGCCCCGGCCCAGGCCCCACTATACTTCTGCTTTTCCTCTTGTTGCTGGGGCCGGTGGCTGCGGATATAACTGACGGCAACAGTGAACATCTCAAGCGGGAGCATTCGCTTATCAAGCCCTACCATG GGATCGGTTCCAGCTCCACGCTCCTCTGGGACTTCCAAGGAAGCACGATGCTCACGAGCCAGTATGTGCGTCTGACCCCTGACGAGCGCAGCAAAGAGGGCTCTATCTGGAACCACCTG CCTTGCTTCCTCAAGGACTGGGAGATGCATGTTCACTTCAAAGTTCATGGCGCAGGAAAGAAAAATCTCCATGGAGACGGCATTGCCTTGTGGTACACCCGGGACCGCCTGGTGCCAG GGCCTGTGTTTGGAAGCAAAGACAACTTCCATGGCTTAGCCATCTTCCTGGACACGTACCCCAATGATGAGACCACAGAG CGCGTGTTCCCGTACATCTCCGTGATGGTGAACAATGGCTCCCTGTCCTACGACCACAGCAAGGACGGCCGCTGGACCGAGCTGGCAGGCTGCACGGCTGACTTCCGCAACCGCGATCACGACACCTTCCTGGCAGTGCGCTACTCCCGGGGTCGCCTGACG GTGATGACTGACCTGGAGGACAAGAATGAGTGGAAGAACTGCATTGACATCACGGGAGTGCGCCTGCCCACCGGCTACTACTTTGGAGCCTCTGCTGGTACCGGCGACCTGTCCG ACAATCATGACATCATCTCCATGAAGCTGTTCCAGCTGATGGTGGAGCACACACCAGACGAGGAGAGCATCGACTGGACCAAGATCGAGCCCAGCGTCAACTTCCTCAAGTCGCCCAAAG aCAACGTGGACGACCCAACGGGGAACTTCCGCAGCGGCCCCCTGACGGGGTGGCGggtgtttctgctgctgctgtgcgCGCTCCTGGGCATCATCGTGTGTGCCGTGGTGGGGGCCGTGGTGTTTCAGAAGCGGCAGGAACGGAACAAGCGTTTCTACTGA